ACGCCGCGATGCCCGGCCCTTGGTTGCTGCTCGCCCTGGCTTTGACCCTGAACCTGACCGGTGTCCCCGGCGGCCGTGCTCAGCCAGAGGCGGCCCAGCAGGAGGCAGTGACGGCCGCGGAGCATCCGGGCCTGGATGACTTCCTGCGCCAGGTGGAGCGCCTCCTCTTCCTCCGGGAAAACATCCAGCGGCTGCAAGGGGACCAGGGTGAGCACTCCGGTGAGTGGATGGGGCTGTTGGGGCTGTGGGGCTAGGCTATTGGGAGAGCCGTGGAAGCCTGCAGGCAAAGGGGAGGGGAGGCTTGGTCAGCTAGCCTCCTGCCTTTCGGAAGCTCAGAAACCCTCCCTGGCCGCGCCTAGGCGGGATCTGGAGTTGACCATTCCTCGAGGTCAGATTCCTCCCCTGTCTCAATGCTGGGAATATTTCACAGAGAGCAGGCCCTGGGTGGGGAAGCTTCTGTGTGCTAGGGAGAGAGTTTCTTTGTGTGTGACAGTTTGAATTACTACTGTCTAGGCActtctgtgccagacactattccaAGCACTTCAAACACCTTATCACACTGTTTGATCTTCCTAACAACCTCTTAGTTAGGTACTGTTATTACGATTTTAcacagaagaaaactgaggctcccaGAGATCAATTGAGTCGCTTATGGTCAGACAACTAGGGAGCGCcagagctgggattggaacccAGAGGCAATGCCTTTGACtattgtgtgaatgtgtgtatctGTGAGGCCTGAGGGGCAGGTGCAAGACCATGCCTCTGAGTGGGAGCTGCAGGAAATGTACCCTGCCTGGGAGAAAAGCAGGAGTGGGCACTCAGGCGCCTGCCTATTACATGGGTCAGGGGCCCCTCACTGACCTCTTTCCTCCCCCAGCGTCCCAGATCTTTCAATCTGACTGGCTCTCCAAACGTCAGCATCCAGGCaaaagagaggagaaggaggaagagggagttgaagaagaggaagaggaagaaggggggGCTGTGGGACCCCACAAACGGCAGCACCCTGGCCGACGAGAAGATGAGGCTTCATGGTCAGTCGATGTAACCCAGTACAAGCGGCAGCATCCTGGCCGGCGCTCCCCCTGGCTTGCATATGCTGTCCCGAAGCGGCAGCACCCAGGCAGAAGGCTGGCAGATCCCAAGTCTCAAAGGAgctgggaagaagaggaggaggaggaagagagagaggaagacctGATGCCTGAGAAACGTCAGCATCCGGGCAAGAgggccctgggaggcccctgtGGGCCCCAGGGAGCCTGTGGTCAAGCGGGCCTCCTGCTGGGGCTCCTGGATGACCTGAGTAGGAGCCAGGGAGCTGAGGAAAAGCGGCAGCACCCTGGTCGGCGGGCAGCCTGGGTCAGGGAGCCCCTGGAGGAGTGAACCCAGTTTTCCCTGAAGTCGAGTTTGTGGTCTAAGGATGTCTTGAGCCCTGTGTGCCCCACCATTCACGACCCCTGCATTCTCTAGTTAGATCCCTGACCATAAGCCTGagcccctccctcccagccccatATTCACACACATCCCAGCCCCTGGCCTTGCCCTCTTCCTTTAGGCATGTGAGAAAATCAGTCTAGAAGTTTAAACCCCACTTTCCTCCACTTAGCACCATAGGCAAGGGGGCAGATCCCAGAGCCCCTCTCACCCCCACCACCACAGGCCTGCTCCTTCCTTAGCCCTGGCTAAGATGGTCCTTCTGTGTCTTGCAAAGCCTCCCCAAGTGGGACAGGGAGCCCCTGGGAGGGCAGCCAGTGAGGGTGGGGTGGGACTGAAGCATTGTGTGCAAATCcagcttccctcccctccccaacctGGCAGGATTCTCCATGTGTAAACTTCACTCCCAGGACCCAGGATCTTCTCCTTTCTGGGCATCCCTTTGTGGGTGGGCAGAGCCCTGACCCACAGCTGTGTTACTGCTTGGAGAAGCATATGTAGGGGCATACCCTGTGGTGTTGTGCTGTGTCTGGCTGTGGGATAAATGTGTGTGGGAATATTGAAACATCACCTAGGAATTGTGGTTTGTATATAACCCTCTAAGCCCCTATCCCTTGTCGATGACAGTCATCCTAATGATAATAAAACCTGCATCCAGATAATCACGGAGCTCTGTGGTTGCTGTTCTGTCGCAGCTGGCATGGGATTCTTCTTTCGCATTGAGAGGGATATTTAAAAGGGGATGGGACTAGAGTTCTCAGCTCTGCTGCAGAGGGAATCAGGGACCCTGGGAGGATGACAAGTCCTCTCTACTGTCCCCATTTCAGAACACACTTGGGAGGTGGATGGGGTTCTGGAGCCCATTTGACTCCTGGGGAGACTAAggcctggagagaaggaaggGCTTGCCCAAAGACACACAGCTGGCTGAGGTGGAGCCATGGGTCTGAGAGGCCAGCTCAGGGATTTGCCTTGAGTTTGCCTCATTTGGGAGGCGGGGGTGGTGGTGAGAGGGGAGGTTTGAGGGGAGGACTAGtctggctcaggtctgtaatcttCATGGTTCTGTTGACAGCTTGTGTCACCAAACAGCCTGTTAACGAACAGGAACAAAGAGGGCAGAGGACCAGGCTGCAGTCAGGAGACACAAACCAGGGGTCTTCTGGGGCTCGGTGCAGGACAGGAGGGAGTGGTGTGAGCTAGAGTTAACTGAAGAAGTCATGTGAAGACACTTGAATTCAAAAACTTTAAGAAATGTCATGTGActctaataataatattaataacacaAATATACAACActttatgtgtcagacactgtccTCAGCACTTTCCGTATATTAATTATTCTAATCCTTGACAGTGCTTCCAGATATTAATATGCCCATTTTACTAATGAGGAAGCCAGGTTACagcaaagttaagtaacttgtctgagTTGAATTTGGCCCACTCATGGCCAGTTTGCAACCTCTGACTGAAACTAAACCCCCACATCTCCTTAGTCTTAGACTTTGAGTTAGTTAGATGATCCTCTgtttggtggatggatggacttTTCAACTTTGCTACGAACAGCTTTTGGTCACCTTTTGgggcagagggaggcaggagcaAGAAGGGCGTCCAAGACCCAGCTCCTCTTCCTTTGGAGCTCATGGTTCAGGtggggtggggaatggggagaCTGGAAAATCTAGGGTTGACGAGATGCATTCACACCATTTTCCCCATAATGCTCTTAAAAGCCCTCTGACGTATTGAGCATTTGATGTATGAGAAACCAACACCTCCTCCTTTTCAGATGAGGGAACCAACACAGAGACAAGGGTCCTGCCCCAAGATCAAGCATGTGGATCTGGTCTTCCCCCTGGGCTTGACTCTCCACACCCCTCAGCTGCCTTCTGGAAGCCTTTAACCACCTCACTGTCACCATCACGGCAAGTGGGCCCTGGCAAGATTCCCTCTGCCCATAGACCGCCTCTGAAGGCAGGCCCTCTAAAGAGAATAGAGGCCGCTCATGGAGTGCTCTCTGGGTGCTCAGTGTTCACACATGCTTTCTCATTGGCTCCTTGTGACTGCCCCGGAGGCCAGGCTGCCATGTCAATTTGCAGTTGAGGAAAGCTGAGTTGCAGCTGAGTGTGGAGAAATTAAGCCCAGGGATACATCCCACCCTCTCCTGATGTCAAACTTCATTGATTTGTGAGGTGTGGACTCTTCCTCAGAATGAGACTATTTGAAGAGTAAGAAGCCCGCTCCCTCCAGCTCTTTAATGTTTTCCCCTTTGCCCCTATGAACGATCATACCCGTGCACTATAATAAAAAGGGTTTGGGCTTTTGCCACAGCCTGGACAAATGCTTTAGACAGTTTGagtctcagtcttctcatctgtaatatgggCACAATAATCTTGGCAGCCCCATCCCCCTCAGGATTGTTTTAAGATTAACTGAGATCAAATGTATGTGTACAGCTCCTGGCATGGTGCTAGGCACTGAGTTGATTCTTGATAAAAGGCATTTTTAGTTCTAGTGCTCCAGGATAGAAGAGACTTAAAACTGAAATTTGGAGACCAATTGTTCCTCCCTTGCTTCATTCTCCAATCACAAaagtgaacaaaaacaaaacaaaaagttgatggGGCTTTATTACAAGTCCATGCGAGGCATTAGGGCAAAATGGTGTGCTTGCTGCTCTCCAAacgcccctctcctcctcctcgcccttccccccaacacacacacggCCTCTGCTCTGCCCAGGATGCTGTGCCTGTGATGCTCTCTGTACACttctacatttcccagcctcccttgcagttgGGGTGGAGTCAAGTGACTAGTCCTGGCCAGTTGGCTGTGAGCAGTAGATGACACTTTCCAGTTTAGGCAATTAGAGCCAGTGTGCCTCATTCATCTTTTTCTTGCTGTCATGGTGGATGAAAACCCACATGTAGAGATGGCAGAGCACATGATGGATGGATTCCGAGCCCTGGCTTCACTAGATGGAAGTTAGGCACTACTCACCACATCAGACTTTTCATGTGCAAGAAACAAACTTGTGTGTGTTAAGTCACAGAGATTTCAATTCTGATAAACACAGATGCCCACTCCATTCTCTTCTCACGGAAATCTTTCCCATCTTTTCCTTCTCACATGTGTCTGCTTTCATCGATGCTCCCTAGATCAGGGCATGGCATgaagtaggtgctcaacaaatatttgctgaatagatGTTGAAAGCTGCAGGTCACTTCTATCTTAGTCCCCCAGCCTGACTTCCAGGGGGTCCCTACCCTTGAGGGGCTTCCATCCAGTGGGGAAACCGACAGGCAAACAGATGATGACAACTTAGTGTGAGGAGCGTGGGGTGTCAACTGAAGAACCATGAGGTTCACAAATTTGGAAAggagatttttatttcttataaagggttGCAACCTGCAGGAGGCCATTCTGACAGTCTGGGAAGGGCAGCTTCCggccagaagccagaaacaacACTTCGAGGGAGGGGTAAAGGGAACTGGAATTTATGCCGAGATAGTTAACAGGTTATAGGAGGAGCTGTGATTATTCATGAAGGGGAGGCCTGGACATAGTAGTAGGCTAACATGCATGCAACATACATctcatgttcactttggggtggagacAACAGTTAAATGTATTACAGTTAGGCCCTATACATCAAAAG
This region of Gorilla gorilla gorilla isolate KB3781 chromosome 2, NHGRI_mGorGor1-v2.1_pri, whole genome shotgun sequence genomic DNA includes:
- the TRH gene encoding thyrotropin releasing hormone isoform X1; translation: MPGPWLLLALALTLNLTGVPGGRAQPEAAQQEAVTAAEHPGLDDFLRQVERLLFLRENIQRLQGDQGEHSASQIFQSDWLSKRQHPGKREEKEEEGVEEEEEEEGGAVGPHKRQHPGRREDEASWSVDVTQYKRQHPGRRSPWLAYAVPKRQHPGRRLADPKSQRSWEEEEEEEEREEDLMPEKRQHPGKRALGGPCGPQGACGQAGLLLGLLDDLSRSQGAEEKRQHPGRRAAWVREPLEE
- the TRH gene encoding thyrotropin releasing hormone isoform X2, which codes for MPGPWLLLALALTLNLTGVPGGRAQPEAAQQEAVTAAEHPGLDDFLRQVERLLFLRENIQRLQGDQASQIFQSDWLSKRQHPGKREEKEEEGVEEEEEEEGGAVGPHKRQHPGRREDEASWSVDVTQYKRQHPGRRSPWLAYAVPKRQHPGRRLADPKSQRSWEEEEEEEEREEDLMPEKRQHPGKRALGGPCGPQGACGQAGLLLGLLDDLSRSQGAEEKRQHPGRRAAWVREPLEE